One segment of Panicum virgatum strain AP13 chromosome 1K, P.virgatum_v5, whole genome shotgun sequence DNA contains the following:
- the LOC120704543 gene encoding translation initiation factor IF-2-like: MEMDGDDDGDFTFPTVAALPAPGGGLGGGGDGERAAAARVLPYHQLPLPDLAAATASSSSPLWPFAGASKAATVAADEERMDLLWEGATTTAAAAPAPRSARSGGAGRAEAEPPKPMVPTPEPHRAGADGDDKRRAAAVADAERMDRLWESFNEELLLLRRGRTESAGGGGGGSGSKDWYLCSYPPSDGSEEGTSSASSPAERRRGYGCAPTMLRASSRAGGAGQFCGGSPRGAGGRRRGGGRGAAAGWALLLRLFRRLFAVDRATTAPRTHATIYVP, encoded by the coding sequence ATGGAGatggacggcgacgacgacggcgacttCACCTTCCCCACCGTCGCCGCGCTGCCCGCGCCGGGaggggggctcggcggcggcggggacggcgaacgggccgcggcggcgcgcgtgctgCCCTACCACCAGCTCCCGCTCCCCGAcctcgccgcggccacggcgtcgtcgtcgtccccgcTCTGGCCGTTCGCGGGCGCTTCGAaggcggcgacggtggccgCGGACGAGGAGAGGATGGACCTGCTGTGGGAGGGCGCCacgaccaccgccgccgcagcgccggcgCCACGGTCAgcacggagcggcggcgccgggcgtgCGGAGGCGGAGCCGCCGAAGCCGATGGTGCCGACTCCGGAGCCGCACCGCGCCGGGGCGGACGGAGACGACAagcggcgcgccgcggccgtggcCGACGCCGAGAGGATGGACAGGCTGTGGGAGAGCTTCAACGAGGAGCTCCTCCTGCTGCGGCGCGGCCGCACCGagtccgccggcggcggcggcggcggcagcggcagcaaggACTGGTACCTCTGCAGCTACCCGCCGTCGGACGGCTCCGAGGAGGGcacgtcgtcggcgtcgtcccccgcggagcggcggcgcgggtacGGGTGCGCGCCCACGATGCTGCGCGCGTCGTCGCGCGCCGGCGGGGCGGGCCAGTTCTGCGGCGGCAgcccgcgcggcgccggcgggcggcgccgcggcggaggacgcggggccgcggccgggTGGGCGCTGCTGCTCAGGCTCTTCCGGAGGCTCTTCGCCGTCGACAGGGCCACCACGGCGCCCCGCACCCACGCCACTATCTACGTGCCGTGA